In Symmachiella dynata, the following are encoded in one genomic region:
- the htpG gene encoding molecular chaperone HtpG: MAQAADKEQFTFQTEIKQLLHLLSHSLYQNREITIRELVSNASDALDKMRFIQVNEEQYRDDEDLVIRLEPDSEGRTLSIVDNGIGLTHDELISNLGTIAHSGSLEFLNKLSGDAAADLSLIGQFGVGFYSAFMLADRVEVITRSYQESTGWRWESDGSGSFTIEPAEDLPRGTTVKLHLKEGYDEFSQEERLKYIIRKHSTFVPHPVRLGDEQLNEQRAVWAEPKSQLDDEAYDKFYQYLTHRGDESPLWRLHLSSDSPIQFHTLVYCPATNLESMGFGRVEHGMHLCAKRILVQDDCRELVPEYMRFLYGIVDSADLPLNVSRQALQDDTIFRKIRKVLVKRVLDHLTKMAEQQPEEYLTFYRQFGTILREGVSTDFENREKIAGLMRFQSSHDDAGDKLTSLGEYIERAGEDQKQIYYLGGADLSAIEKNPNLEIFRKKKLEVLYLADPVDEIMLSNLMTYDGKQLTSIDAADLAFPEDEETDKSEDETPAEEKDESSTPGFEKVVSLFKEALGDMAEDVRASKRLTDSPVCLVNPEGAMSTQMQKVLRMSNKDFQMAKRILEINPSAPLIKRLSDLSGNSDHSEFIRQCARQLFDNAMLLEGLPPSVEDVVTRTQQFMSELAEKRSPIIT; encoded by the coding sequence ATGGCTCAAGCAGCGGACAAAGAACAATTTACGTTTCAAACTGAAATCAAACAACTGCTGCATTTGTTGTCGCATTCGTTGTATCAGAATCGCGAAATCACGATTCGTGAGCTCGTTTCCAACGCGTCGGACGCTCTGGACAAAATGCGATTCATTCAGGTCAACGAGGAACAGTATCGCGACGATGAAGACCTGGTCATTCGTCTGGAGCCCGACAGCGAGGGGCGGACGCTGTCGATCGTCGACAACGGCATCGGGCTGACCCACGATGAATTGATTTCGAATCTGGGAACAATCGCGCACAGCGGGTCGTTGGAATTTTTAAATAAGCTCTCGGGCGACGCTGCAGCGGATTTGTCGCTGATTGGGCAATTCGGTGTGGGATTTTATAGCGCGTTTATGTTGGCGGATCGAGTCGAGGTGATTACGCGGAGTTATCAAGAATCGACCGGTTGGCGGTGGGAGTCGGATGGAAGTGGTAGTTTCACGATTGAGCCGGCCGAAGATCTGCCGCGGGGGACGACCGTCAAATTGCACCTCAAGGAAGGGTATGATGAGTTCTCGCAAGAGGAACGCCTGAAGTACATCATCCGCAAGCATTCGACGTTTGTGCCGCATCCGGTTCGACTGGGCGACGAACAACTCAATGAACAACGCGCGGTTTGGGCGGAGCCGAAAAGCCAACTCGACGACGAGGCGTATGACAAGTTTTATCAATACCTGACGCATCGCGGAGATGAGTCGCCGTTGTGGCGGTTGCATCTTTCGTCCGATTCGCCCATTCAATTCCACACCTTGGTCTACTGCCCGGCCACAAATCTGGAGTCGATGGGCTTCGGGCGCGTGGAGCATGGCATGCACCTGTGCGCGAAGCGGATTTTGGTGCAGGATGATTGTCGCGAATTGGTGCCGGAATACATGCGGTTTTTGTATGGCATTGTCGACTCGGCGGATCTGCCGTTGAATGTGTCGCGACAAGCGCTGCAGGACGACACGATCTTTCGCAAGATTCGCAAGGTGCTCGTCAAACGGGTGTTGGACCATTTGACCAAAATGGCCGAACAGCAACCGGAAGAGTATTTGACGTTCTATCGCCAGTTCGGCACGATTTTGCGGGAAGGGGTTAGCACCGATTTTGAAAACCGCGAAAAAATTGCCGGCCTGATGCGGTTCCAATCGTCGCACGACGACGCCGGAGACAAATTGACGTCGTTGGGCGAATACATCGAGCGTGCCGGTGAGGATCAAAAGCAGATTTACTATCTGGGCGGCGCGGATCTCTCGGCGATTGAGAAGAACCCGAACTTGGAGATTTTCCGCAAGAAGAAGCTGGAAGTCTTGTATCTGGCCGATCCGGTCGACGAAATCATGCTTTCCAACCTAATGACCTACGACGGCAAACAGTTGACCTCGATTGACGCAGCCGACTTGGCGTTTCCGGAAGACGAAGAGACGGATAAGTCCGAGGATGAGACGCCTGCGGAGGAAAAAGACGAAAGCAGCACGCCCGGATTCGAAAAGGTCGTGTCGCTGTTCAAAGAAGCGCTGGGGGATATGGCGGAGGACGTACGGGCTTCCAAGCGGCTGACCGACAGCCCGGTCTGCTTGGTCAATCCCGAAGGGGCCATGAGCACGCAGATGCAAAAAGTGCTGCGGATGAGCAACAAGGATTTCCAGATGGCCAAACGGATCCTGGAAATCAACCCGTCCGCTCCGCTGATCAAACGCTTGAGTGATCTTTCGGGCAATAGCGACCACAGCGAATTCATCCGCCAATGCGCCCGGCAGTTGTTTGACAACGCCATGTTGCTGGAAGGATTGCCGCCCAGCGTCGAGGATGTCGTGACCCGCACACAGCAGTTTATGTCGGAATTGGCGGAGAAGCGGTCGCCGATTATTACGTAA
- a CDS encoding DUF1326 domain-containing protein gives MTCKPLLLAGCLTILAATPGFGAEISGEYLEARSCDVWTGPCFANGEIGLSGKEAVLAWKVDKGSWQGVELKNLSAVLVIKGEDTLGFGGSFRISPDPIESVILVDKKANQQQRDALVAFVKYSAKKLTQHVKRVESTDIQFKNDHVEGVGVLKAGDLAEIETRELRHGDCICTNEDIFYPPLTDVDNYHPAFTKQLKYTGKGLNQTWELPGQRSAFLATFEK, from the coding sequence ATGACCTGTAAACCGTTGTTACTGGCCGGCTGCCTCACGATTTTGGCTGCGACGCCCGGTTTCGGGGCTGAGATTTCCGGCGAATATCTCGAAGCCCGTTCGTGTGATGTTTGGACGGGACCCTGTTTCGCGAATGGAGAAATCGGCTTGTCAGGCAAAGAAGCGGTCTTAGCTTGGAAAGTCGACAAAGGTTCCTGGCAAGGTGTCGAGTTGAAAAACCTGTCCGCGGTCTTGGTGATCAAAGGCGAAGACACGCTCGGTTTTGGCGGATCATTCCGCATCAGTCCCGATCCGATCGAGTCAGTCATATTGGTCGATAAAAAAGCGAATCAGCAACAACGCGATGCGCTGGTCGCTTTTGTGAAGTACTCGGCCAAAAAACTAACCCAACACGTCAAACGGGTCGAATCGACCGACATTCAATTCAAAAACGACCACGTCGAAGGAGTGGGTGTTTTGAAGGCGGGCGATTTGGCGGAAATTGAAACGCGCGAACTGAGGCATGGTGATTGTATTTGCACCAACGAAGATATTTTTTATCCGCCACTGACCGATGTCGACAATTACCACCCGGCCTTTACCAAGCAACTCAAATATACGGGTAAGGGATTGAACCAGACGTGGGAACTCCCGGGTCAACGGAGTGCTTTTTTGGCCACGTTCGAAAAATAA
- the mch gene encoding methenyltetrahydromethanopterin cyclohydrolase, protein MDWNLNERALAVVEGLLPAAEQLRVQSHSVPGGGRLIDCGVNVSGGLGAGLALAQVCTAGLAEVSIIPGDIGGVGCPYVQVATDNPVAACLLSQYAGWQIAVEKFFGMGSGPMRAVAAREDLYEKLDYREQPSQCIGVLEADQLPDEKVFAFIAERTNLAAEQITLFVAPTASIAGNFQVVARVVETALHKLLELGFDMSRIVSGYGTTPLSPVAGDFLAGIGRTNDAILYGGRVTLWVTGDDDSLSTIGPKVPSVSSQAYGQPFLEIFEAAGRDFYKIDPHLFSPAEIMFQNVETGNVQRFGNVAPDILSRSFGF, encoded by the coding sequence ATGGATTGGAATCTCAACGAACGAGCGCTGGCGGTGGTGGAGGGTCTGCTTCCCGCTGCTGAGCAATTGCGGGTTCAATCGCACTCAGTTCCTGGTGGGGGACGATTGATCGATTGTGGTGTGAACGTCAGCGGCGGACTGGGCGCCGGTTTGGCGCTGGCGCAGGTTTGCACGGCGGGGTTGGCGGAGGTCTCGATTATCCCGGGTGATATCGGCGGGGTCGGTTGTCCTTACGTGCAGGTGGCAACTGACAATCCCGTGGCTGCGTGCCTGTTGAGCCAGTATGCCGGCTGGCAGATCGCCGTTGAGAAGTTCTTCGGTATGGGATCGGGACCGATGCGCGCCGTGGCGGCTCGTGAGGATCTGTATGAGAAACTCGACTACCGCGAACAACCGTCGCAATGCATCGGGGTGTTGGAGGCAGATCAACTGCCCGATGAAAAGGTGTTTGCCTTCATCGCCGAACGCACCAATCTGGCTGCAGAGCAGATCACCTTATTCGTGGCGCCGACGGCGAGTATTGCCGGAAATTTCCAAGTCGTCGCCCGCGTTGTCGAGACCGCCTTGCACAAGCTCTTGGAACTTGGCTTTGACATGAGCCGGATTGTCAGCGGATATGGCACGACTCCGTTGTCGCCGGTGGCGGGGGATTTTCTCGCTGGAATCGGTCGCACGAATGACGCGATCCTCTATGGCGGACGCGTGACCTTATGGGTGACGGGAGATGACGATTCGTTATCTACAATTGGTCCGAAAGTTCCCTCGGTTTCCTCGCAGGCTTATGGGCAACCCTTTTTGGAAATCTTTGAAGCTGCGGGACGCGACTTTTATAAAATCGACCCCCATCTGTTTAGCCCGGCGGAAATCATGTTTCAAAACGTCGAGACCGGCAACGTGCAGCGGTTCGGTAACGTAGCGCCCGATATTCTCTCCCGGTCGTTTGGCTTTTAA
- a CDS encoding ATP-grasp domain-containing protein has product MHIVVLANADSWYRRDLERAAHVRGHRFSRVDFRRLTATVIANDSTVHGDDIVLSDCDAVIVRTMPPGSLEQVVFRMDLLAQLESAGVTVLNSPKAIECAVDKYLTTARLQAAGLPVPATVVCENSESAMAAYDQLGGDVVVKPIFGAEGRGISRVSDPDLAFRTFRTLERTQSVLYLQRYVDHDGSDLRAVVLDGRVIGSMRRHGNGDYRTNVSRSGTATAVELSADEAELALRAAAATGCRFAGIDLLYDSDGRVYVIEVNAVPGWRALARVTGVDVAGVVISSLEAGR; this is encoded by the coding sequence ATGCATATCGTCGTCTTAGCAAATGCCGACAGTTGGTACCGCCGCGACCTAGAACGGGCGGCGCACGTGCGGGGGCATCGGTTTTCCCGCGTTGATTTTCGGCGGCTCACAGCAACGGTCATTGCGAATGACTCGACCGTGCATGGCGACGATATTGTCTTATCCGATTGCGATGCTGTGATTGTGCGGACGATGCCGCCGGGGTCGTTGGAGCAGGTTGTGTTCCGCATGGATCTGTTGGCACAATTGGAATCAGCGGGGGTCACGGTACTCAATTCTCCGAAGGCCATAGAATGCGCGGTCGATAAATATTTGACCACGGCGCGATTGCAAGCGGCCGGTTTGCCCGTCCCGGCAACGGTGGTGTGCGAGAATTCCGAATCTGCGATGGCGGCGTATGATCAATTGGGGGGCGACGTGGTCGTCAAGCCGATCTTCGGGGCTGAGGGACGCGGGATATCTCGGGTCAGCGATCCCGATTTGGCGTTTCGCACGTTTCGCACATTGGAACGCACACAGTCGGTGTTGTATCTGCAGCGGTACGTCGATCACGATGGCTCGGATCTACGAGCGGTCGTGTTGGATGGTCGCGTGATCGGTTCCATGCGGCGGCACGGCAATGGAGATTACCGCACGAACGTCTCCCGCAGCGGCACGGCAACAGCGGTGGAATTGTCCGCCGACGAAGCCGAGTTGGCACTACGGGCCGCAGCAGCGACCGGGTGCCGGTTTGCCGGGATCGATCTGTTGTATGATAGCGACGGCCGCGTGTACGTCATCGAAGTGAATGCAGTCCCCGGCTGGCGGGCGCTGGCACGGGTTACGGGGGTGGATGTCGCGGGGGTGGTGATTTCGTCGTTGGAAGCTGGACGTTGA
- a CDS encoding HNH endonuclease yields MSEQVPAALRSEVRRRANDRCEYCLIHFDDVMLSHEADHIIAIKHGGQTESHNLAWACFLCNRFKGSDIASIDPNTEQLTPLFHPRRDKWGDHFRLNEGRINALTAIGRVTTNILRFNTVENIELRRMLQAAGRLP; encoded by the coding sequence ATGAGCGAACAAGTGCCCGCCGCGCTACGCTCCGAGGTCCGTCGCCGCGCCAACGACCGTTGTGAATACTGCTTGATCCATTTCGACGATGTGATGCTTTCGCACGAAGCGGACCATATTATCGCCATAAAACATGGCGGACAAACTGAAAGCCACAATTTGGCATGGGCATGTTTTCTATGCAATCGTTTTAAAGGAAGTGACATCGCGTCGATTGATCCGAACACCGAACAACTGACGCCGTTATTTCATCCTCGCCGTGATAAATGGGGGGACCATTTTCGATTGAACGAAGGCAGAATCAATGCGTTAACGGCGATTGGGCGCGTCACGACAAACATTCTGCGATTCAATACGGTTGAAAACATTGAACTGCGCCGCATGCTGCAGGCCGCAGGTCGATTGCCTTAA
- a CDS encoding alpha/beta hydrolase family protein has protein sequence MCNGNYRLIFTAALGSLLFLAASTLADEPKPSPPIERLSEEACRAASRVFDYDAKIPLESRIVEKKTDEDGYVREKVVFRGAAGELVPGYLQLPQTEAEQHPCVLLLHGWSGAKDRWFVDGGYMSGGQVRKALLAAGYAIFALDAQCHGDRIAVNDYAPVNHYEAEGPQPRKGYLMLPEIYAQTVKDYRRGIDYLASRGDIDVERIGMVGYSMGGTQTFLLTGVEPRIKVAVACVVPAERDKYSLVAPQNQTYGIGDRPLLMIMGRSDTMCPVDHAQQLRAMLPAETSELIFIDAGHKLSHDYVPHAVRWVTERL, from the coding sequence ATGTGTAACGGAAATTATCGGCTGATCTTCACCGCTGCATTGGGGAGCCTGTTATTCCTCGCAGCTTCAACTTTGGCCGACGAACCCAAACCGTCACCGCCGATCGAACGGTTGAGCGAGGAGGCGTGCCGGGCGGCTTCGCGTGTGTTTGACTACGACGCCAAGATTCCGTTGGAGTCGCGGATCGTCGAGAAGAAAACGGACGAGGATGGTTATGTGCGCGAGAAGGTCGTCTTTCGGGGAGCGGCTGGGGAGCTAGTGCCGGGGTATCTGCAACTTCCCCAGACCGAAGCGGAGCAGCATCCTTGTGTGTTGTTGTTGCATGGTTGGTCGGGGGCCAAGGACCGTTGGTTTGTCGATGGCGGCTATATGAGCGGCGGCCAAGTCCGCAAGGCACTGCTGGCGGCTGGGTATGCCATATTTGCCCTCGATGCCCAATGCCACGGGGATCGGATTGCGGTGAATGACTACGCGCCGGTCAATCATTATGAGGCCGAAGGTCCGCAGCCGCGCAAGGGGTATTTGATGTTGCCGGAGATTTATGCGCAGACGGTTAAGGACTATCGCCGCGGGATCGATTATCTGGCGTCGCGAGGAGATATCGACGTCGAGCGGATCGGCATGGTCGGTTATAGCATGGGAGGCACGCAGACGTTTCTGCTGACCGGCGTGGAGCCGCGAATCAAAGTCGCCGTCGCTTGCGTCGTCCCGGCAGAGCGGGATAAATACTCGCTGGTCGCGCCGCAGAATCAGACGTACGGAATTGGCGACCGCCCACTTTTGATGATCATGGGCCGCAGCGACACGATGTGTCCGGTCGATCATGCCCAACAATTACGGGCCATGCTGCCGGCGGAAACGTCCGAGCTGATTTTTATCGACGCGGGGCACAAACTCTCCCACGATTACGTGCCGCACGCGGTGCGGTGGGTAACGGAGCGGTTGTGA
- a CDS encoding exo-alpha-sialidase, which produces MLQYYFIITALSVSLLPVTAQAVEPVPLKFENLTSINGTNQWDWWQARTAYVPVKKPYYVTTMSETGKTGTHNFHDIYQTFSEDGGQIWSQPEIIPTLRRHEQSDGYEVAPGDLWPKWHAPSQTVLITGKTFNFKDGTKENFTRERVSYAVMDPQTRKWGPLKFLKTPEKDHAGFPIIAPNAGCNQRVDLPDGDVLLPVRYQRDAKKRNYTSVVMRCGFDGKTLTYKEHGSELNLPKRRGFYEPSLEEFQGNFYFTLRTDRSAFVTSGSDGIHFDPPQEWKFDDGKLLGSHNTQQHWVTVGDGLFLIYTRRGANNDHIIRNRAPLFLGQVDPKTLRVIRKTERVLLPENHAALGNSGTCRISGNESWVTCGEGMLARGKRKGDNNKVLIVKITPE; this is translated from the coding sequence ATGCTCCAATATTATTTCATAATCACCGCACTGTCCGTTTCGCTATTACCCGTGACCGCTCAGGCCGTGGAACCGGTCCCGCTGAAATTCGAAAACTTGACTTCAATTAACGGCACGAATCAATGGGACTGGTGGCAAGCCCGCACCGCTTACGTTCCCGTGAAAAAACCATACTACGTCACGACAATGTCCGAGACGGGCAAAACCGGGACACACAATTTTCACGATATCTATCAAACCTTCAGCGAAGACGGCGGGCAGATTTGGTCGCAGCCGGAAATCATTCCCACCCTCCGCCGCCACGAACAATCCGACGGATACGAAGTCGCCCCAGGCGATTTGTGGCCGAAATGGCACGCCCCAAGCCAAACAGTCTTGATCACGGGCAAGACCTTTAACTTCAAAGATGGCACCAAAGAAAACTTCACCCGTGAACGCGTCTCCTATGCGGTCATGGATCCGCAAACCCGCAAGTGGGGTCCGCTCAAGTTTCTAAAAACCCCGGAAAAAGATCACGCCGGTTTTCCCATCATCGCCCCCAATGCCGGTTGCAATCAACGCGTCGACCTGCCCGACGGCGACGTCCTCCTGCCGGTCCGCTATCAGCGGGATGCAAAAAAACGCAACTACACCAGCGTTGTGATGCGCTGCGGATTCGACGGGAAGACGTTGACGTACAAAGAACACGGTTCAGAATTGAACCTCCCCAAGCGCCGCGGATTTTATGAACCCTCACTGGAGGAGTTCCAGGGCAATTTCTACTTCACACTCCGCACCGACCGCTCCGCATTTGTCACCAGCGGCAGCGACGGTATCCATTTTGATCCCCCGCAGGAATGGAAGTTTGACGACGGCAAGTTGCTGGGAAGTCACAACACGCAGCAGCATTGGGTGACGGTCGGCGACGGACTATTTTTGATTTACACCCGTCGCGGCGCCAACAACGACCACATCATCCGGAACCGCGCGCCGTTGTTTCTCGGACAAGTCGACCCCAAAACCTTACGGGTCATCCGCAAGACCGAACGCGTTTTGCTCCCGGAAAATCACGCCGCCTTGGGCAACTCCGGCACTTGCCGCATCAGCGGTAACGAATCCTGGGTCACCTGTGGCGAAGGCATGCTGGCCCGCGGCAAACGCAAGGGGGACAACAACAAAGTGTTGATCGTGAAAATCACGCCGGAGTGA